In one Lolium rigidum isolate FL_2022 chromosome 3, APGP_CSIRO_Lrig_0.1, whole genome shotgun sequence genomic region, the following are encoded:
- the LOC124695776 gene encoding putative ripening-related protein 5, whose amino-acid sequence MATIRALATMAVFLLVTLSMSHIASSLRPGLGVCRASGYLPGKSGHCEKSNDPDSCEDGKRYPQYHCSPPVTSTTKAVLTLNSFKKGKDGGGPSECDKSYHSDKELVIALSTGWFKNMARCGHRIKITANGNSVYAKVVDECDSVYGCDDEHNYEPPCANNIVDASPAVWNALGLDQNVGMEDITWSED is encoded by the coding sequence ATGGCCACCATCAGAGCTCTAGCCACCATGGCCGTCTTCCTCCTGGTCACGCTCTCCATGTCTCACATCGCCTCCTCACTTCGCCCCGGCCTCGGCGTCTGCCGCGCCAGCGGCTATCTCCCAGGCAAGTCTGGCCACTGCGAGAAGAGTAATGACCCGGACAGCTGTGAGGACGGTAAGAGATACCCACAGTACCACTGCTCGCCGCCGGTCACCTCGACCACCAAGGCCGTCCTTACACTCAACAGCTTTAAGAAGGGCAAGGATGGTGGTGGTCCGTCGGAGTGTGACAAATCCTACCACAGCGACAAGGAGCTAGTCATCGCGCTCTCCACCGGTTGGTTCAAGAACATGGCACGCTGCGGCCACCGCATCAAGATCACCGCCAACGGCAACTCCGTGTACGCTAAGGTGGTGGACGAGTGCGACTCTGTCTATGGTTGTGATGACGAGCACAACTACGAACCGCCATGCGCCAACAACATCGTCGACGCCTCGCCAGCTGTGTGGAACGCCCTGGGGCTCGACCAGAACGTCGGTATGGAAGATATCACCTGGTCAGAGGATTAA
- the LOC124695777 gene encoding F-box protein At5g07610-like gives MAGAGECPTTLSLLRPPESPQVIGQPPRMDHYNKMGSSLADLTDDLLVEIFSRLPVKSVCRSKCVSRYWHGLISHRAHRKKLPQTLSGFFSRHISQGDGPRFDSTLGGQERHVSDPSLSFLPGYRTVRPVDCCNGLLLCLCSKDSTSNERNYVVCNPATEKWLILPDSGRHNEVFARRLCFDPAISSRFHVFSILEDVDDCITDVEIYSSEAGEWSHKENGWSQEIMLYDRSVFLNGMLYFKSYDSAVVTVDKEGKTWKTIPLLETMAVEISLVSNEALIGQSQGRLHYVNARDRDASTLSVWILDSHHSGKWIFKYNISTSKLFGHKGFRLSRNYSLIAIHPDCNLIFIILNGENLLLSYDMDRGKVRVIHNLKDPFDERYNPYLPYVPLFT, from the exons ATGGCCGGCGCCGGCGAATGCCCAACCACATTGAGCCTTCTGCGGCCACCAGAGAGCCCACAAGTG ATTGGCCAGCCTCCACGGATGGATCACTACAACAAGATGGGCAGCTCCCTTGCCGACCTCACGGACGACCTCCTCGTGGAGATTTTCTCCCGTCTCCCGGTCAAATCCGTCTGCCGTTCCAAGTGCGTCTCTCGGTACTGGCACGGCCTCATCAGCCACCGCGCCCACCGCAAGAAGCTCCCACAGACTCTCTCCGGCTTCTTCAGCCGCCACATTAGCCAGGGCGACGGCCCCCGTTTCGACAGTACCTTGGGAGGACAGGAGCGGCATGTTTCTGACCCATCATTGTCCTTCTTGCCCGGCTATAGGACTGTTAGGCCCGTAGACTgctgcaatggcctcctcctatgCCTCTGTTCCAAGGATAGCACCAGCAATGAACGCAATTACGTGGTGTGCAACCCAGCTACAGAGAAATGGCTAATCTTGCCTGATTCCGGCCGCCACAACGAGGTCTTTGCAAGACGTTTGTGCTTCGATCCGGCCATCTCATCCCGCTTCCATGTCTTCTCCATTCTAGAGGATGTGGATGATTGCATCACTGACGTGGAGATATACTCGTCGGAAGCAGGTGAGTGGAGTCACAAGGAGAATGGTTGGTCCCAAGAAATTATGTTGTACGACAGAAGCGTCTTTCTCAATGGCATGCTGTATTTCAAATCCTATGATTCGGCGGTAGTTACCGTGGACAAGGAGGGGAAGACATGGAAGACCATTCCTTTGCTGGAAACTATGGCTGTTGAGATCTCTCTTGTCTCAAATGAAGCTCTAATTGGCCAATCTCAGGGCCGCTTGCATTATGTGAATGCTAGGGACAGAGATGCCTCCACACTATCAGTCTGGATCCTAGACAGCCATCACAGcggtaaatggatcttcaagtacAATATCAGCACTTCCAAGCTTTTCGGACATAAGGGATTCAGGCTTTCACGAAACTATAGTTTGATTGCAATTCATCCGGACTGCAACCTGATTTTCATTATTTTGAATGGTGAGAATTTGCTACTGTCGTATGACATGGATCGCGGGAAAGTTCGTGTTATCCACAATCTCAAAGATCCTTTTGATGAGCGATACAATCCATATCTTCCATATGTTCCCTTGTTCACATAG